The sequence below is a genomic window from Desulfobulbus oligotrophicus.
CAGAAGCACACCGGAAATAGAGGAGAAACGGGCAATTAAAGAACGATTCTGTGAGGCTGGCAAGGGGGAGAGGCGCAGGAGAAAATTGATAAGCCGGTCGAACTCGATGAGCAGGAAGAATACACCGATGATGACAATAACAAACTGGAGGACAAAGCGGAGGATGTTGGTAGCCCAACCTGAAACCTGATTGTAGATAAAGAGTGCTGCCGTGGTGGACAGTTCAGCGATCAATCCGGTTAGTCGATCAAGGTTAAAATAGACGCCCAGCTCACCCAGCAGCGTCTGACCCTGATGGATCAGACTTTTGCTGTGTAAATCGTTTTGGAACAGTGATAAGATCTCGTTACCTTTGATCAGAGTGATCATTGCCGGGATTTCGACCGAGAGTGCGCCAATGCAGAACAGTAGCGGGAAAAAAATGCAGAGTGTAATGAGCAGGCAGGTAAGAGTCGCTGCACCCCATGGTCGGATTGCCGAGTTAAGCCTGCTGTAAACAGGGTAAAAGACACTGGCCAGTAAGAAGGCAAGAAAGAGTTGTGTCCAGAATGGCCACAGTACCAGGCCGAGCATCAATGTTGTTATAAAAAAGAGGAAAAGAAAGGTGACCCGCTGAATGTGTGTTGGTGTTTGCATGGCTGTCGGCAGGCGGATGAGGTGCGGTCAGGTTGATTATTTCAGGGAAAATGTGCGAGCACTGTAAAAGGTCTGGGGGGGAAGTGCCAGTCGAATGTGATCGGATAATCGGGAAAGGTGAGGATAGCACTGGTGTACCCTGTTTTGTATACTTTTAAAAAAGCTTGCACGCAGGCACCGGATAGTGTAGATAATTTTTCTTCCGGCTATGAAAATAGTCCAGTCGGGGCGTAGCGCAGTCTGGTTAGCGTGCCTGCCTTGGGAGCAGGAGGTCGGGCGTTCAAATCGCCCCGCCCCGACCAGTGATAAGGGTTGGCTTGTTCAAGCCGGCCTTTTTTTTTTGGAAAAAAGCCGGGGGTACATGTAAAAAGCCCTGGAAAAGGAAAGTAAGCCGTCTCGCCATCTGCTGCGGCCAGTGCAGGGCAGTTTTTTTTGCAAGCCGGATCACTTTAATCACTGTATATTCATGTGTGGTCAATTGGTACGGTTGGCCGGATACGTGCTGGTTACAGGTACAGATCCTGAAAGCACTCCGGGTAATTTCTCAGCACCGACCACAGGGAGTGTTTGTAATCCGGCTGGCTTGAGACCGGGAGACTGTCAGGATGATCCTGACTGTTCATACCATTTTGATAGGGAGCTGAAGTGGGCCTGGCCAACGAACAGACCGATGATCGGTAGTACTATGACTGAGCAGGCGGCACCTGATAAAAAAATCGATGCAGATCCGCAAGTCATCGTTGAGCGACGTTCCCGTTCCTCGGATCGCCGGCAGCTGCAGGATCGCCGGCGGGGGGGCGAGCGGAGGCAAGATGTTCGCTTAACGCCGGGCGGACGTATGTCCGGTTTTAAATGCTGGCTCCATTCTTTTTTTCGTCCTCGACTCGGCGTGGATCGAAGAAAAAATATCGACCGTCGTCAGAGTGAAGACCGACGCCGGCAACAACCCAGCGCTCTTCTGACTCCGGAAGAGTTGTCAGATCTTCTCTCCTGACAACAGCATGCCCCGCCTGCAGCCACCGCTGCTCATCGGCTGTCCACCTTCCTGTTTCGTTTCCAGCGACTTTTATCGTCTGAACGTGATTTTTACAGAACATCCTGTTGTGGATGGCTGTTTTCATGTTCTGTTGGCAAGATCTTTTGCAAAAAATCTGCTTTGTGCGGCGATTTAGGCAGTATGTCAAAAGCTTACAGCCGTGATCTGCACAATTCGTTTTCGATGAGACGAGAGCGCATAAAAAAAAATCAGACACGGCAGATTTAAAAAAAGTATTGACTGTCGGCTCTTTAACCATTAAAAGAAATTTTTTATTTGAAAAGTGTGCTGTGAGGTAGTGGAGCATACTCTTTGTAGAAGTGTGGAGTTAAATCCAAGGCGATGGTTTTTAAAATCGTCTGTTCTTCCCCGAAATTTTCTTCTTTGGTCAGCACCACTTCAACATGTATTCAACATGGAGTTGCAGAACCGGCTGTAACTCCTTTTTTATTTGTCAGTATAAGAATATGGTCCGCCACAATGCAAGAGGCTGTGCAACAAGCTGACCACAGGTGGACACCGAGGAACACGTTATGAAAAAGGATTTACAGAAAGTACGAAATATCGGTATCAGTGCCCATATTGATTCAGGTAAAACCACCCTGACTGAACGAATTTTGTTCTTTACTCAACGTATTCATACCATCCATGAGGTTCGAGGAAAAGATGGGGTCGGTGCCACCATGGATTCTATGGAGCTTGAGAGAGAGCGCGGTATCACAATCCAGTCCGGTGCCACCTTCTGTTCCTGGAAAGACTGTGATATCAATATCATTGATACGCCTGGTCACGTGGATTTTACCATTGAAGTTGAGCGCGCCC
It includes:
- a CDS encoding AI-2E family transporter; amino-acid sequence: MQTPTHIQRVTFLFLFFITTLMLGLVLWPFWTQLFLAFLLASVFYPVYSRLNSAIRPWGAATLTCLLITLCIFFPLLFCIGALSVEIPAMITLIKGNEILSLFQNDLHSKSLIHQGQTLLGELGVYFNLDRLTGLIAELSTTAALFIYNQVSGWATNILRFVLQFVIVIIGVFFLLIEFDRLINFLLRLSPLPASQNRSLIARFSSISGVLLIGNSLSGVLQGICGGIYFAAMGLTSPVLWGSVMAVVAFMPIVGVGLVLLPAALILLLTGNSWQALSTVLFYLLLTFIVDYLIKPRFIGNQAKLPPLLVLLSIIGGMSLSGLIGIIYGPLTVTAFFTLVDMYLLEYQPYFDYREPGDGS